From the Pseudomonadota bacterium genome, the window GCCATCGCCACCGCGCGGGAGCGCGGCGTCGACGTGCCCATGCTCGGCTGAAGCCGCGCTTTTTCCCGCCGGCGCAGAGCCGGCACTTGCATCTCGGTCTGCAAGCGGGTAGAATACCCGTGGTGCGGCTTTGACCGCGTAGGAGGTCTCCCATGCTATCCCCTCAAGACATCGCCCTCATCGGCGTCATCGCGCTGTTCGTCTTCGGGCCGAAGAAGCTGCCAGAGATGGCGAAGTCGCTTGGGCAGAGCGTGAACGAGTTCAAGAAGGGCATCAAGGGCGGCGAGGAGAACGGCGAGGCGGCCGCCAGCCAGGGGAACGAGGGTGCGCTTCCTGGGGCTCATCAGCAGCAGGCCGTCCCCTCCAGCACCTCCAACCCACAGCAGCTGGCGCTTCCCGCGCAGTCGAGCGAGACCCGCCGCGTCTAGCGCTTCGAGCTGATCGCGGTCAGATCTTCCCTGGGCGTGCCCCGGCTTCGTCTTGAACCTGCGGGTCTCCGCATTGCAGCAAAAAGGCCTCGGACTTGTGTCCGAGGCCTTTTCACATGGGGGGGCTGTGCGCTCCCGGCTTCAGTGCTGGTGGTTCGGATCGCCGCAGTTGCAGTAGAGCACCCCGGAGTGGCGGATGTGGCCGTTCACCACTTCCAGCGGACTGTGCGCCGAGGTGAGCATGTAGTCGAGGTGAAGGTCTTTCGCCTTCACGCCGTCCTTCTCGCCGTGGATGACGATAGGCGGGTTCTTCTGGAAGTCCATCATCTTCTTGAGGAAGAGCTTCGAGTCTTCGACGCTGTCTTCGGTGATGGCGTCGCGGTTCATGGCGATGAGCTCGTTGTCTTTGTTGAATGCCAGCAGCAGGCCGCCGTTTATGCTGAACGAGCTGCCCTGGTACTCGGCACCCCACGAGACATCGGTGAGCTCGACATCGCGCTGCTCGGTGTACTGAACGATCTTCTCGCCCTTGTCGTTGCTCACCATTCTTTCGAACTTCAGCGACTTGCGATCGGTCGAAGACAGGCCAAGTGCCTCGGCGTGGTCGGCCAGCAGCTTCTTCGCGTCCTTCTTGGGGTCGAACCCTTCCGGGAGCGTGACCTCCTTGCGCAGCGCCTTGGTGGAGGCGAGGTCTGTGGTGAAGCGGTCGGCGTCATCGGCCGAGAAGATGCCACGCGAGGTGAACACGGCGAGCAGCTTCTCGAGGTGGGCGCCACCGTTGTCGATGACGTCGGCCGTGAGCATCGATGCGGCGGCATCTTTGAACGAGATCTTGCCCACGGGTCCGAGCTCGACGCCGCGCATGACGAGCGAGCCCACCGTGTCGCGGGCGTTGCGCACGGCGTCGACGAACGGCTTCTGCGAGTCTTCGGTCTCCTCGTGGGTGACGAGGCGCAGAAGGTCGTAGATGGCGCCCGTCCACGACTGGGAGTGGGCGTGCGGCTCGAGGGCCGGCCCGTCCGGGAAGGCCATGAAGGGCATGAAGTGCGGGTCGCGCGACGTGTGGTCGTTCAGCAGGCTGCGCACGTACGGCTTCTCTTCGCCGCGCATGGCTCGGCCGAGCTGCTCGCCCATGTTCGACACGATGTTGGGCTTGCCCAGGTTGCCGCGGGTCTCTTGATAGAGCTGCTCGACCACGTCGTCATCGCTCAGCGAGGCCAGCATCGCGATGCAGTCGCCGAACGCCTCGTGGAAGCCGCTGCTCGAGGTGTCGAGCGAATCGATGTACTTGGGGCGAAGACCGTCGAGGATGGCGTGCCCC encodes:
- a CDS encoding twin-arginine translocase TatA/TatE family subunit encodes the protein MLSPQDIALIGVIALFVFGPKKLPEMAKSLGQSVNEFKKGIKGGEENGEAAASQGNEGALPGAHQQQAVPSSTSNPQQLALPAQSSETRRV